One stretch of Miscanthus floridulus cultivar M001 chromosome 18, ASM1932011v1, whole genome shotgun sequence DNA includes these proteins:
- the LOC136523398 gene encoding uncharacterized protein, which yields MDGGGNGRTSLLTMLGLGVLACNSAAAVYRSWGDDVASVVFVVSANAALLVLLHFLRRFERARPAGDDDRGKAKAAVWALTTLLTAMFASRVAPLMPPLVGVAVWLVAVATVGGGFWASFIEEFSRELL from the coding sequence atggacggcggcggcaatggccgcACCTCGCTGCTGACCATGCTAGGCCTCGGCGTCCTCGCCTGCAACTCTGCCGCGGCCGTCTACAGGTCCTGGGGCGACGACGTGGCTTCGGTGGTGTTCGTGGTCTCCGCCAACGCGGCGCTGCTGGTGCTCCTGCATTTTCTGCGCAGGTTCGAACGCGCGCGACCTGCTGGGGACGACGACAGGGGCAAAGCGAAGGCCGCTGTCTGGGCGCTCACCACGCTGCTTACGGCGATGTTCGCTTCGCGCGTGGCGCCGCTGATGCCGCCGCTCGTCGGCGTCGCCGTCTGGCTGGTGGCTGTGGCGACGGTCGGTGGTGGGTTCTGGGCCTCGTTTATCGAGGAATTTTCTCGTGAGCTATTATAA
- the LOC136523397 gene encoding uncharacterized protein: MRPDTGFVELPAGLGFWDSVTPLPEHAVVRAANYAMDEQRKKKKDDKRKKRRAKQQAKLQREKRRQGSSEEEEEEEEGDGSRSPIPWDDLAAGDEDPPSTQAGPFAWHLSGQEGGHTPRDGGSKPSRSVRAFRGTPGVDGRRPLRSVWAFYGGPEAIGIKPPRSVRAFHGAPGIGGDRPLHLV, encoded by the coding sequence ATGCGGCCGGACACGGGCTTCGTCGAGTTGCCAGCGGGGTTAGGCTTCTGGGACTCCGTCACGCCGCTTCCTGAGCACGCGGTCGTGAGGGCGGCAAACTATGCCATGGAtgaacagaggaagaagaagaaggacgacaagcGGAAGAAACGGCGGGCGAAGCAGCAAGCGAAGCTGCAGCGAGAGAAGCGGCGCCAAGgctcgtcggaggaagaagaggaggaggaggagggcgacgGCTCTAGGTCGCCCATCCCGTGGGATGATCTGGCTGCCGGGGACGAGGACCCACCTTCGACGCAGGCGGGGCCCTTCGCATGGCATCTTTCGGGGCAAGAGGGGGGACACACCCCTAGAGACGGCGGAAGCAAGCCGTCCCGCTCTGTCCGAGCCTTCCGTGGCACCCCTGGAGTCGACGGGAGGCGGCCGCTCCGCTCCGTCTGGGCCTTCTATGGCGGCCCCGAAGCCATCGGAATCAAGCCGCCCCGCTCCGTCCGGGCCTTCCACGGTGCCCCCGGAATCGGTGGGGATCGACCGCTCCACCTCGTCTGA
- the LOC136519876 gene encoding uncharacterized protein: MTVFSPSTAKHGYHCGETLGVIVSLQPPGCTPRARKRQMEFYPHGVLATLGLATLTGTSVLAAYRSRDDPRSAAFVAGAYASTALLFHFLRKFERGEGDRGRTKVAVWLLTTLLTAMFACKVAPLMPLAVSFLVYLMAAGTVGAGFWALFLHQ, translated from the coding sequence ATGACCGTGTTCTCTCCGTCGACAGCAAAGCATGGCTACCATTGCGGCGAAACGCTGGGTGTAATAGTGTCGCTCCAGCCTCCAGGTTGCACGCCGCGTGCCAGAAAGCGGCAGATGGAGTTCTACCCTCACGGCGTGCTGGCCACGCTCGGCCTCGCCACTCTGACGGGCACCTCCGTGCTCGCCGCGTACAGATCAAGGGACGACCCGCGCTCTGCCGCGTTCGTGGCCGGCGCCTACGCCTCCACCGCGCTGCTCTTCCACTTCCTGCGCAAATTCGAGCGCGGGGAAGGGGACAGGGGTAGGACCAAGGTGGCGGTGTGGCTGCTCACGACTCTGCTCACGGCCATGTTCGCCTGCAAGGTTGCCCCGCTGATGCCGCTGGCCGTCAGTTTCTTGGTGTATCTGATGGCGGCCGGAACCGTCGGCGCTGGATTCTGGGCGTTGTTTCTCCATCAGTGA